From the Neorhodopirellula lusitana genome, one window contains:
- a CDS encoding CsbD family protein translates to MNWDQIQGKWKQAKGQVQQQWGDLTSDDLDRIDGKREELVGVVQERYGIAREEAERQVQQFESCCNS, encoded by the coding sequence ATGAATTGGGATCAAATTCAAGGCAAGTGGAAACAAGCCAAAGGCCAAGTCCAACAGCAGTGGGGCGACCTGACCAGTGACGACCTCGACCGCATCGACGGCAAGCGGGAAGAACTCGTGGGCGTGGTGCAAGAACGCTACGGCATCGCTCGCGAAGAAGCCGAACGACAGGTCCAGCAATTTGAATCGTGCTGCAACTCCTAA
- a CDS encoding Rho termination factor N-terminal domain-containing protein: protein MTEWTDKDERQYEHIKESQLESGKSEDTAQEVAARTVNKQRREEGRTPNSTTQGTGNPNASLEDRTVNELRNRAAELDIAGRSKMKKAELVEAIRQSNS from the coding sequence GTGACAGAGTGGACTGACAAAGACGAGCGACAGTATGAGCACATCAAAGAGAGCCAACTCGAAAGCGGCAAGTCGGAAGATACCGCCCAAGAGGTGGCCGCTCGTACGGTCAATAAACAACGTCGCGAGGAAGGTCGAACGCCGAACTCCACAACACAAGGCACTGGCAACCCAAATGCCTCACTCGAAGACCGCACCGTCAACGAGTTGCGTAATCGTGCAGCCGAGCTGGATATTGCCGGTCGCAGCAAGATGAAGAAAGCCGAATTGGTCGAAGCAATCCGCCAATCCAATTCCTGA
- a CDS encoding DUF4142 domain-containing protein encodes MSKIRFTFASLAIAGICGLPTVQAQQTLPGQATDPAQNELLRDQPATQPGQSQNNQRDRYEARRVSTDSRNQQGPTVKEAIVQKLEKANKAEVELANFAMQRTDNQEVKQLAQTIAQDHESCNQKLKQMAGQHHQNGQSHQGQQNRAVNNHQAGQTATSRQQATVPMELCQIAEQACDNALQMTKEMLGNHEGQDFDMAFLGQQCVAHTMMLAELKAIESTGPQELQQVAQEASQKVKQHLDHCKQLAKKLEDDRKNNRS; translated from the coding sequence ATGTCAAAGATTCGTTTCACATTTGCCTCGCTCGCTATCGCCGGTATTTGCGGACTTCCCACCGTACAGGCACAGCAAACGTTGCCGGGGCAAGCCACCGATCCCGCGCAAAATGAACTCCTTCGTGATCAGCCAGCGACTCAGCCAGGGCAGTCGCAAAACAATCAACGTGATCGGTACGAAGCTCGCCGCGTCTCCACGGACAGTCGCAACCAACAAGGACCGACCGTCAAGGAGGCCATTGTCCAGAAGCTGGAAAAGGCGAACAAGGCTGAGGTTGAACTTGCTAACTTCGCGATGCAGCGAACTGACAACCAGGAAGTCAAGCAACTGGCCCAAACGATTGCTCAAGATCATGAGTCTTGCAATCAAAAGCTGAAGCAGATGGCTGGGCAGCATCATCAGAATGGTCAGTCGCACCAAGGCCAACAGAATCGAGCGGTAAACAACCACCAGGCTGGTCAAACGGCGACCAGCCGTCAGCAGGCAACCGTCCCGATGGAGCTTTGCCAGATTGCCGAGCAAGCGTGTGACAACGCTTTGCAAATGACGAAGGAAATGTTAGGCAATCATGAAGGCCAAGACTTTGACATGGCGTTTCTGGGGCAACAATGTGTAGCCCACACGATGATGCTGGCCGAACTGAAAGCGATTGAAAGCACGGGCCCGCAAGAATTGCAGCAAGTCGCTCAGGAAGCCAGCCAAAAGGTGAAGCAACATCTCGACCACTGCAAGCAACTTGCTAAGAAGCTTGAAGACGATCGCAAGAACAATCGGTCATAG
- a CDS encoding SDR family NAD(P)-dependent oxidoreductase → MITGGSRGLGLVIARHLADQGARIAITARSEEDLHVAADELRARGAEVISHPCDVRDQDEVAAFIDRVTNQFDGVDVLFNVAGIITVGPLEAMAMDDFHDSMQTNCWGALRMSLEVLPFMRNQGWGRIVNIASIGGKRAVPHMLPYAASKFALVGLSNEEEKVSEEEKVSSAEKDWSTRCTGVKRRCLRSPQVGLS, encoded by the coding sequence GTGATCACGGGCGGTTCTCGTGGCTTGGGTTTGGTGATCGCGCGGCACTTGGCTGACCAGGGTGCGCGAATTGCGATCACGGCACGCAGCGAAGAGGACCTGCATGTCGCCGCCGACGAATTACGGGCTCGCGGTGCCGAGGTGATTTCGCACCCTTGCGATGTTCGCGACCAAGACGAAGTCGCCGCGTTCATCGACCGCGTCACGAACCAATTTGATGGCGTCGATGTGCTGTTCAATGTCGCTGGCATCATCACCGTTGGACCGCTTGAAGCGATGGCGATGGACGACTTTCACGATTCGATGCAGACCAATTGTTGGGGAGCTTTACGAATGTCGCTGGAAGTTCTTCCCTTCATGCGAAACCAGGGTTGGGGACGTATCGTCAACATAGCCTCGATCGGCGGAAAACGAGCGGTGCCACACATGCTGCCTTACGCGGCCAGCAAGTTTGCCTTGGTTGGATTGTCCAATGAAGAAGAGAAGGTGTCCGAAGAAGAAAAGGTGTCCAGTGCCGAAAAGGACTGGTCCACTCGTTGCACTGGAGTGAAGCGGCGTTGCCTCAGGTCGCCGCAAGTTGGCCTTTCGTGA